In Rhizoctonia solani chromosome 6, complete sequence, the sequence GGTGGTTGGAACTAATATTCTATAGCATAAGCTAAGCTCACGGGGTAACTAAGCGCGGATGGTGCTCACCATTTTTCTTTGTAATCAAGTCAGCCTGGATTCGGAACACCTTCTCGAGGGCTGTTGCACCTCCACTATCGGCTTGAGACTGGGCCCATGTCGCAATATTTGCCTAATTCGGCTTGGCGTAAATGCACGACTGGACCCTCAGTAGCTCACTACTCACATAGATCTGTGAAACAACGTTTTCACTTTGCGACCCGAAGACTTGGCTCAGACCTGGAAATGCATTGACATTGGATAGACTAGGACCCCCATAATCGAATCCGTTTCCTCGGCACCAAACGAGTTCATTGTTTGCTCTTGAAGATCTTGCCTACTGTTGGAAGGTCGACTATTGTCCTAATACCTAGTTCGGACAGTTTCGATGTGTCTCCAACCCCCGACAACTGCAGTATCGGGGAGACTGGTGCCCATTTAGTCAACATACAGTAATAAACCGGTCTCAATATTAATCCTCACCATGAAAGCACCAGCGGCCAAGATCACTTCCTTTTTAGCATAAACGGTATACCTCGACCCATCGTTTCTTCCGAATTGCACACCAGTGGCAAGGGCGGGGCTAGTTCCGTTCTTGAACAGAATTTTCGTTACCTGCTGCTGTACCAATATTGTCCAGCCATCTCGTTTTTTCTCTACCGGTGTTAAGTACGCTTCCGCAGAGGACGAACGGGAGTTGTTTCGGCGAGGATCAATGGTGAGAGGAATAAAGGAGACACAAGTCGGGTCCCCGCCGTTGAGGTCAGGACATAGGTAACATTATGAGTACTTTTGATGGTTTCTACAAACGCAGGTTGTTGGGGGCCACCGAACATGGGCTTCCTTTCCATCCCGTAGGGTTTAGTCTTGAGAAACCACCAACTGGATTGGCTTACGGAAATGAAACTTGAAGTGGACCAGATTTTCCATGGTAGGATGCTACGTATTGAGCGCCTCTCGAGGTTTGATTGGAATCGGGTGCAGAAAACCCTCCGACTTTATAAAGGTGAGTGAAGATATATCAGTAAAGGCTAACCCAGAACCGACCTTTTTCATATACTTGAATATGCTATCCAGTTCCAATTCAGATTTTGCTCGTCAGTAGTCAACAAGTCTGACCAGGCGTCATACTGAGCAGCATGACCACGGGTGTAGATGGCTTGATTGAaagtaaataaataaaattTATAAATCGAATCCAAGTAAATGTGCTATACCGCCATTGATAGAAGAGGTTCCGCCTAATGTTCTCCCCCCTTAATCCTTTTG encodes:
- a CDS encoding GMC oxidoreductase produces the protein MERKPMFGGPQQPAFVETIKSTHNVTYVLTSTAGTRLVSPLFLSPLILAETTPQQVTKILFKNGTSPALATGVQFGRNDGSRYTVYAKKEVILAAGAFMVRINIETGLLLLSNVNAFPGLSQVFGSQSENVVSQIYANIATWAQSQADSGGATALEKVFRIQADLITKKNVPTTEISFKTGSVDDLGINMWTLLPFSRVYRPVRQTENHHKLFSVDFDLQCQIAGARMARKILGGSPMSSISVGETIPGNVSVPDDGSGGSDADWAKWIKANFGSVAHPVGTCAMMSRDLGGCVDGRLIVYGTKNVRVVDASAMPTQVSAHLSSTLYAFAEKAADLIKG